A section of the Pleurocapsa sp. PCC 7319 genome encodes:
- a CDS encoding IS630 transposase-related protein yields the protein MTYSVDLRKRVVDFVAAGGSKAEASRRYEVSLWCVNDWCRRKNLTPAPQLGRKRKLDSLAIAQHIQENPDALLRERAQYFGVHTSAIGYAQKQMKLTRKKNAEIH from the coding sequence ATGACTTATAGTGTAGATTTGCGAAAGCGGGTAGTGGACTTTGTAGCGGCTGGAGGCTCCAAAGCCGAAGCATCAAGAAGATATGAGGTAAGTCTATGGTGTGTGAATGATTGGTGTCGAAGAAAGAATTTGACTCCAGCACCACAACTTGGAAGAAAGCGAAAACTAGACTCTCTAGCAATTGCCCAACATATTCAAGAAAATCCAGATGCTTTGTTAAGAGAAAGGGCGCAATATTTTGGAGTGCATACGAGTGCTATTGGGTATGCCCAGAAACAAATGAAGTTAACTCGTAAAAAAAACGCTGAAATACACTGA